From bacterium, one genomic window encodes:
- a CDS encoding tetratricopeptide repeat protein, giving the protein MKTGKYLLGCLIILFLLTNVSFVRAQMTNAATPIKNIKNVKVVKEDNQAESLYYFNMAKAYEKQKNIDKAIENYKLAIKTNPDLSAAYSNLGLIYAEKGDYKNSIELFKKYLNFSNNPEEESSIKEFISKITPLIKK; this is encoded by the coding sequence ATGAAAACAGGAAAATATCTTTTAGGGTGTTTAATTATTTTATTTTTGTTAACTAATGTATCTTTTGTCAGAGCGCAAATGACAAATGCTGCTACTCCTATTAAAAATATTAAAAATGTAAAAGTTGTTAAAGAAGACAATCAGGCTGAATCTCTTTATTATTTCAATATGGCAAAAGCTTATGAGAAACAAAAAAATATAGATAAGGCAATTGAAAACTATAAACTTGCGATAAAGACCAATCCCGATCTTAGTGCTGCTTATAGCAATCTCGGGTTAATTTATGCAGAAAAAGGCGATTATAAAAATTCTATAGAACTATTTAAAAAATATTTGAATTTTTCGAATAATCCTGAAGAAGAATCATCAATAAAAGAATTTATAAGCAAAATAACTCCTTTGATTAAAAAATAA
- a CDS encoding HD-GYP domain-containing protein, with amino-acid sequence MRRIIPLELVGNDKLDFDLYDEKGEILYRSGDNLTPELLIKLNYKKVYVKNLLADENLEFENPVILTHNTVISEKSTKNLVKSAKTIFKKVFDNEKVETAVFTEATDVILQEVSKNLEKIDCISQLRIFDEYTFSHTVNVSTYSSAIGITLGLSEKDIKELALGALLHDVGKMLVPIEILNKPAKLDPEEFEIMKTHTVRGYRYIKKNLEVSDAVARVALDHQEKYSGGGYPNGLKGKEINLYAQVTSIADVYDALTSNRVYKRGFASEKAIEIMISEGEKSFNPYMLSKFLEITDYKK; translated from the coding sequence ATGCGCCGTATAATCCCTTTAGAACTGGTCGGAAATGACAAACTCGATTTTGACCTTTATGACGAAAAAGGAGAAATCCTTTATAGGAGTGGAGATAATCTCACTCCCGAGTTGTTAATTAAACTTAATTATAAAAAAGTATATGTAAAAAATTTATTAGCAGACGAAAACTTGGAATTTGAAAATCCTGTTATATTAACTCATAACACTGTGATTTCCGAGAAATCAACAAAAAATCTTGTAAAGAGTGCAAAAACAATATTTAAAAAGGTTTTTGACAACGAAAAAGTTGAAACAGCTGTCTTTACAGAAGCCACCGATGTGATATTGCAGGAAGTAAGCAAAAATCTTGAAAAAATTGATTGCATAAGCCAGCTTAGAATCTTTGATGAATATACTTTTTCTCATACAGTAAACGTTTCTACATATAGTTCTGCTATCGGAATAACTTTAGGGCTAAGTGAAAAGGATATCAAGGAACTTGCTCTCGGGGCTTTGCTTCATGATGTAGGCAAAATGCTTGTACCTATAGAAATTTTAAATAAGCCTGCAAAGCTTGATCCTGAAGAATTTGAAATAATGAAAACTCATACAGTGCGCGGTTATAGATATATTAAGAAGAATTTAGAAGTAAGTGATGCTGTCGCTAGAGTTGCTCTGGATCATCAGGAAAAATATAGCGGTGGCGGTTATCCTAACGGATTAAAAGGGAAAGAAATTAATCTTTATGCCCAAGTTACAAGTATAGCTGATGTTTATGATGCACTAACTTCAAACAGAGTCTACAAAAGAGGTTTTGCGTCAGAAAAAGCTATCGAAATTATGATCTCAGAAGGAGAAAAAAGCTTTAATCCGTATATGTTAAGTAAATTTTTGGAAATAACTGATTACAAAAAATAA